A window of the Diospyros lotus cultivar Yz01 unplaced genomic scaffold, ASM1463336v1 superscaf1, whole genome shotgun sequence genome harbors these coding sequences:
- the LOC127792859 gene encoding flavonol 3-O-glucosyltransferase UGT89B1-like → MVSSGAADSTHVLVFPFPAPGHIIPMIDLIQPLLSRRVTVTVLLDPTHLHLLEPLLSSHPSSSLQTLLLSPPEVPPSSTLYRPVATKNVMLELYDPIVQWFRSHPSPPVAIVSDLFLGWTHRLACDVGAKRVVFWSSGAACASIFNCLFRDKLKVDDPADENSVLSVPSVPNSHKYPWWQISHLYRYFKEGDPGWELFRESMVGNVECWGAVINTFDEFERVYFDHLKKEMGHDRVWAIGPLLPPGDDPIGPSNRGGSSSVPIHVLMGWLDSKPADSIIYVCFGSRWTVTDEQVAALAAALESSGVNFIWCVKDGGTGLPDGFEDRVKGKGFIIKGWAPQVVILNHRAVGAFVTHCGWNSTLEGVAAGVLMLTWPMRADQFINDKLLVDELGVGVRFYDMGNRGVPDSTMMARLLAESVGGRRGARVAELSKAAAGALIKGGSSSRDLDKLVEQLQQLKP, encoded by the coding sequence ATGGTCTCCTCCGGCGCCGCCGACTCGACGCATGTACTTGTATTCCCTTTTCCGGCTCCTGGCCATATCATACCCATGATTGACCTCATCCAGCCGTTACTCTCCCGCCGCGTCACCGTCACCGTTCTCCTTGACCCCACTCACCTCCATCTTCTCGAACCCCTCCTCTCATCTCACCCTTCTTCTTCCCTCCAAACTCTGCTTCTCTCTCCTCCAGAAGTTCCACCATCGTCCACTCTGTACAGGCCTGTCGCCACCAAGAACGTCATGCTCGAACTCTACGATCCCATCGTCCAGTGGTTCCGATCGCACCCTTCGCCGCCGGTGGCCATCGTTTCCGATCTCTTCCTGGGTTGGACCCACCGCCTGGCTTGTGACGTCGGGGCAAAACGTGTCGTCTTCTGGTCAAGCGGCGCCGCCTGTgcttcgatttttaattgtctctTCCGCGACAAACTGAAGGTCGATGATCCCGCCGATGAAAACTCGGTACTGTCCGTTCCAAGCGTGCCGAATTCCCACAAATATCCCTGGTGGCAAATAAGTCATCTCTACCGCTACTTCAAGGAAGGAGACCCAGGTTGGGAATTGTTCAGGGAATCCATGGTGGGCAACGTGGAATGTTGGGGAGCCGTGATTAACACTTTCGATGAGTTCGAGAGAGTTTATTTCGATCACTTGAAAAAGGAGATGGGCCACGATCGGGTCTGGGCCATCGGCCCGTTATTGCCGCCTGGAGATGACCCGATTGGGCCCAGCAACCGTGGGGGATCAAGCTCAGTCCCCATCCATGTACTGATGGGCTGGCTCGACTCCAAGCCAGCCGATTCGATCATCTACGTCTGCTTCGGGAGCCGCTGGACGGTGACAGATGAGCAAGTGGCTGCCCTCGCCGCCGCGCTGGAGAGTAGCGGGGTGAACTTCATCTGGTGCGTCAAGGATGGCGGCACCGGTTTGCCGGACGGGTTTGAAGATCGTGTAAAGGGAAAAGGTTTTATAATAAAGGGGTGGGCCCCACAAGTGGTTATACTGAATCACCGGGCGGTGGGGGCATTTGTGACTCACTGCGGGTGGAACTCGACGTTGGAGGGAGTAGCTGCCGGCGTGTTGATGCTGACTTGGCCAATGCGGGCCGACCAGTTCATTAACGATAAGTTGCTGGTGGATGAGCTCGGCGTGGGGGTGAGATTCTACGATATGGGTAACCGAGGTGTGCCAGACTCGACGATGATGGCTCGCTTGTTGGCTGAGTCAGTCGGTGGAAGGCGGGGAGCCCGAGTCGCGGAGCTTAGCAAAGCGGCAGCGGGGGCGCTAATTAAAGGAGGGAGCTCAAGCCGAGATTTGGATAAGCTAGTGGAGCAGTTGCAGCAGCTTAAACCATAG